TGGGTGACCAGGGTCTGGGTGGGTCCCTGAGCATCGATGTTCTGTTTCAGGTGCTGCAGCCGGTTAATGAACGATGTGTGCTCGTGCTGGTGGCTTGCGATGCCGGGATAGCCGTAGTGCTGCATCAGCTTCTCCTCCTCGCCGAAGTGGAAAACGACGTAGCCGTCGAGAAACCGCAGCAACTCGGTGATCTTTTCCTTTCCGTGGCCCTCATGGCA
This genomic interval from Desulfuromonadales bacterium contains the following:
- a CDS encoding hemerythrin family protein gives rise to the protein CHEGHGKEKITELLRFLDGYVVFHFGEEEKLMQHYGYPGIASHQHEHTSFINRLQHLKQNIDAQGPTQTLVTQTVRMLLNWIVKHIKSVDLELGAFLKPRIAAP